One window from the genome of Paraconexibacter algicola encodes:
- a CDS encoding alpha/beta fold hydrolase, producing the protein MSSFVHDGHRLAYTEHGPADGPPVVLVHGLLFSQKLMTPVAQELAHRGYRAITLDLLGHGRSDRPPAMQEYSMAAFGRQIVGLLDHLGIERAVLHGLSLGANSALEAAVIAPDRVQGLVIEMPVLDNALMGCAIGFTPIMLTLSFARAPMQALAAVTRRIPTGGLYFADLLLDVVRQDPGPSNAVFHGLFFHRVAPTQAQRRAITAPTLVVGHPNDPIHPFSDADALVHEIAGARMVRMRSIVEGRVLPGRLVREILGFLEETFATEASRSGRTRRNGHGPVNGTVRTLPRRAREDR; encoded by the coding sequence ATGTCGAGCTTCGTCCACGACGGCCACCGTCTCGCCTACACCGAGCACGGACCGGCCGACGGTCCGCCGGTGGTCCTCGTCCACGGTCTGCTGTTCTCGCAGAAGCTGATGACGCCGGTCGCGCAGGAGCTCGCGCACCGCGGCTACCGGGCGATCACCCTCGACCTCCTCGGCCACGGGCGCTCCGACCGGCCGCCCGCCATGCAGGAGTACTCGATGGCCGCGTTCGGCCGCCAGATCGTCGGGCTGCTCGACCATCTCGGCATCGAGCGCGCCGTGCTGCACGGCCTGTCGCTCGGGGCCAACTCGGCGCTCGAGGCCGCCGTCATCGCCCCCGACCGGGTGCAGGGGCTCGTGATCGAGATGCCGGTGCTCGACAACGCGCTGATGGGCTGCGCGATCGGCTTCACGCCGATCATGCTGACGCTGAGCTTCGCCCGCGCGCCGATGCAGGCGCTCGCCGCGGTCACGCGCCGGATCCCGACCGGCGGCCTCTACTTCGCCGACCTGCTGCTCGACGTCGTCCGCCAGGACCCCGGGCCGAGCAACGCGGTCTTCCACGGGCTGTTCTTCCACCGCGTCGCCCCGACGCAGGCGCAGCGGCGCGCGATCACCGCGCCGACGCTCGTCGTCGGCCATCCGAACGACCCGATCCACCCGTTCAGCGACGCGGACGCGCTCGTGCACGAGATCGCGGGCGCCCGGATGGTGCGCATGCGGTCGATCGTCGAGGGGCGCGTCCTGCCGGGGCGGCTCGTGCGGGAGATCCTCGGGTTCCTCGAGGAGACCTTCGCGACCGAGGCCTCCCGGTCGGGCCGCACGCGGCGCAACGGGCACGGTCCGGTCAACGGCACCGTGCGGACGCTCCCGCGCCGCGCGCGCGAGGACCGCTAA
- a CDS encoding HD-GYP domain-containing protein codes for MSTLPFAERRAAIEAADRESPGETVPVALVLLDVDRLQAVNAEHGPAAGDELLDRLEELLRSLVRPHDTLLRIGGGTFGLALPGARRLDGLLVAERLRTVVARRPLLDGRRVTLSAGVAAVPDDGRTREEIERHARRALRWAKEHGRNLCAVAGEAVAPELDEGSGDILAHLFAVVESIDAQHLHTRDHSESVARYAVAVGQELGLDEAHVMRIRRAAFLHDIGKIAIDDTILSKPDRLTDAEFEQIKVHPVVGARMLHHAGLVEEAVWIRHHHERVDGRGYPDGLAGESIPVEARIIFVADSLEAMTSDRPYRRGMPVASALEELRRCAGTQFDPAVVDAVVRLLDDGRLEVLGLREDGSAPTC; via the coding sequence ATGAGCACCCTGCCGTTCGCGGAGCGGCGTGCGGCGATCGAGGCGGCGGACCGCGAGAGCCCCGGGGAGACCGTCCCGGTCGCGCTCGTGCTGCTGGACGTCGACCGGCTGCAGGCGGTCAACGCCGAGCACGGACCGGCGGCCGGCGACGAGCTGCTGGACCGTCTCGAGGAGCTGCTGCGGTCGCTCGTGCGCCCGCACGACACGCTGCTGCGGATCGGTGGCGGGACGTTCGGCCTGGCGCTGCCCGGTGCGCGGCGGCTCGACGGCCTGCTGGTGGCCGAGCGGCTGCGGACGGTCGTCGCGCGGCGCCCGCTGCTGGACGGCCGGCGCGTGACGCTGAGCGCCGGCGTCGCGGCGGTCCCGGACGACGGCCGCACGCGCGAGGAGATCGAGCGGCACGCGCGCCGCGCGCTGCGCTGGGCCAAGGAGCACGGTCGCAACCTCTGCGCGGTCGCCGGGGAGGCGGTCGCCCCCGAGCTGGACGAGGGGTCGGGGGACATCCTCGCCCACCTGTTCGCGGTGGTGGAGTCGATCGACGCGCAGCACCTGCACACGCGCGACCACTCCGAGAGCGTCGCGCGGTACGCGGTCGCGGTCGGCCAGGAGCTGGGGCTCGACGAGGCGCACGTGATGCGCATCCGTCGCGCGGCGTTCCTGCACGACATCGGCAAGATCGCGATCGACGACACGATCCTCTCGAAGCCCGACCGGCTGACCGACGCGGAGTTCGAGCAGATCAAGGTGCACCCGGTGGTCGGGGCGCGGATGCTCCATCACGCCGGGCTCGTCGAGGAGGCGGTGTGGATCCGTCACCACCACGAGCGCGTCGACGGCCGGGGCTATCCGGACGGGCTGGCCGGGGAGTCGATCCCGGTCGAGGCCCGGATCATCTTCGTGGCGGACTCGCTCGAGGCGATGACCTCCGACCGGCCGTACCGGCGCGGCATGCCGGTCGCGTCCGCGCTGGAGGAGCTGCGCCGCTGCGCCGGCACGCAGTTCGACCCGGCGGTCGTGGATGCCGTGGTGCGGCTGCTCGACGACGGCCGCCTCGAGGTACTCGGGCTGCGGGAGGACGGCTCCGCGCCCACCTGCTGA
- a CDS encoding DUF3105 domain-containing protein — protein sequence MSSRQEEKEARRRQREEEAAKAAKAEASKKRLQLVAGVAVAVLAVGGVTAAVLAGGGGGGGAGDPDASGSGPTVALAAPKITDLAQAAKAANCTLREQLPNEGNNHVQGEVTSYKTNPPTSGDHNIEPAAEGENRGAEYEAGTEPAKENWVHSLEHGRILFQYAPGTPTADVTKLRSLYLEDFQGGNGYHQMLFQNNTDMPFKYAAVAWTNYIGCQTLTDETIDAFRAFRAKYVDKGPELIP from the coding sequence ATGTCGAGTCGCCAGGAAGAGAAGGAAGCGCGCCGCAGGCAGCGCGAAGAGGAGGCGGCGAAGGCCGCCAAGGCCGAGGCGTCCAAGAAGCGCCTCCAGCTGGTGGCCGGTGTCGCGGTCGCGGTGCTCGCCGTCGGCGGCGTGACCGCCGCGGTCCTCGCGGGTGGCGGTGGTGGCGGCGGTGCCGGCGATCCCGACGCCAGCGGCAGCGGCCCGACGGTCGCGCTGGCCGCGCCGAAGATCACCGACCTCGCCCAGGCCGCGAAGGCCGCGAACTGCACGCTGCGCGAGCAGCTGCCCAACGAGGGCAACAACCACGTGCAGGGCGAGGTCACGAGCTACAAGACGAACCCGCCGACCTCGGGCGACCACAACATCGAGCCGGCCGCCGAGGGCGAGAACCGCGGCGCCGAGTACGAGGCCGGCACCGAGCCCGCCAAGGAGAACTGGGTGCACTCGCTCGAGCACGGGCGGATCCTGTTCCAGTACGCGCCCGGCACGCCGACCGCGGACGTCACGAAGCTCCGCTCCCTCTACCTCGAGGACTTCCAGGGCGGCAACGGCTACCACCAGATGCTGTTCCAGAACAACACGGACATGCCGTTCAAGTACGCGGCCGTCGCGTGGACGAACTACATCGGCTGCCAGACGCTCACCGACGAGACGATCGACGCGTTCCGCGCCTTCCGCGCGAAGTACGTCGACAAGGGCCCCGAGCTCATCCCGTAG
- a CDS encoding ATP-grasp domain-containing protein produces the protein MKAVLLTGVGKRYDIVSAFAQHTTVVAADPSPLAPAQYAATVRSSVPLIRDPAYVPALRALCDEHDVGAIVPLTDLDIETLAVAREEGHLPEALVPPSASASATYDKHGTHLWLTAQGLPSPPTVLPDDLDAIADHYPVMVKPVRGSGARSIHPCRDRRDAEFFVDYVDEPVMIQKLMDGPEFSMDCLSDTEGRCLNVIPRTMLESRGGESIKGAAIADPELIELGRRVVEALGVRGPCTVQAFRDKDLGLGITDVNTRFGGAFPAPMYAALPGRTYPELIVAMANGERPDPHVGEFVAGRHFTRYYWQLELDEAMQPTGRDIVSPPGPPAPR, from the coding sequence ATGAAGGCCGTCCTCCTCACCGGTGTCGGGAAGCGCTACGACATCGTCAGCGCGTTCGCGCAGCACACGACCGTCGTCGCCGCCGACCCGTCGCCGCTGGCGCCCGCGCAGTACGCGGCGACCGTGCGCAGCAGCGTCCCGCTGATCCGCGACCCGGCCTACGTGCCGGCGCTGCGCGCGCTGTGCGACGAGCACGACGTCGGCGCGATCGTCCCGCTGACCGACCTCGACATCGAGACGCTCGCGGTCGCGCGCGAGGAGGGCCACCTGCCCGAGGCGCTGGTGCCGCCGAGCGCGAGCGCGTCGGCGACCTACGACAAGCACGGCACGCACCTGTGGCTGACCGCGCAGGGCCTGCCGTCGCCGCCGACCGTCCTGCCGGACGACCTCGACGCGATCGCCGACCACTACCCGGTGATGGTCAAGCCGGTCCGTGGCTCCGGGGCGCGGTCGATCCACCCGTGCCGCGACCGGCGCGACGCGGAGTTCTTCGTCGACTACGTCGACGAGCCGGTGATGATCCAGAAGCTCATGGACGGGCCCGAGTTCTCGATGGACTGCCTCAGCGACACCGAGGGCCGCTGCCTGAACGTCATCCCGCGCACGATGCTCGAGTCGCGGGGCGGGGAGTCGATCAAGGGCGCGGCGATCGCCGACCCGGAGCTGATCGAGCTCGGCCGGCGGGTCGTCGAGGCGCTCGGGGTGCGCGGCCCGTGCACGGTCCAGGCGTTCCGCGACAAGGACCTCGGCCTCGGGATCACCGACGTGAACACGCGCTTCGGCGGCGCGTTCCCGGCCCCGATGTACGCGGCGCTGCCGGGCCGCACCTACCCGGAGCTGATCGTGGCCATGGCCAACGGGGAGCGGCCGGACCCGCACGTCGGCGAGTTCGTCGCCGGCCGGCACTTCACGCGCTACTACTGGCAGCTGGAGCTCGACGAGGCGATGCAGCCGACCGGGCGGGACATCGTGTCGCCGCCCGGTCCGCCCGCGCCGCGCTGA
- a CDS encoding ion transporter: MSERCRRLTESTRFEAGMLVVILLNAVVLGLETFESVVDDAGDLLHVLDKAFLAIFTVELALRLGAVRGRPGAFFSSGWNTFDFVVVAASFIPGLNASLLRLVRLARVVRVVRFLPDLRVIVAAVGRSVPGVASLAVGTALLVYVYGMAGWLIFDTHDPDNYGDVAQSMLTFFVMLTLENLPDNLEMGQELSAWTVPFFISYVLLASFLVFNLFIGIVLNSMEEARAADHQRQRERDRAAAAATESTEDDAIVAVEDRIDELRAALDALTQELADRRR; the protein is encoded by the coding sequence ATGAGCGAGCGCTGCCGTCGGCTGACCGAGTCCACCCGGTTCGAGGCCGGGATGCTCGTCGTGATCCTCCTGAACGCGGTCGTCCTCGGCCTCGAGACGTTCGAGAGCGTCGTCGACGACGCCGGGGACCTGCTGCACGTCCTCGACAAGGCGTTCCTGGCGATCTTCACCGTCGAGCTCGCCCTGCGGCTCGGCGCGGTCCGCGGCCGGCCCGGGGCGTTCTTCTCCAGCGGCTGGAACACGTTCGACTTCGTCGTCGTCGCCGCGAGCTTCATCCCGGGACTCAACGCGTCGCTGCTGCGGCTCGTGCGGCTCGCGCGCGTCGTGCGGGTCGTGCGGTTCCTCCCCGACCTGCGGGTGATCGTGGCGGCCGTCGGCCGCAGCGTCCCCGGGGTCGCGTCGCTCGCCGTCGGGACCGCGCTGCTCGTCTACGTGTACGGGATGGCGGGCTGGCTGATCTTCGACACGCACGACCCGGACAACTACGGGGACGTCGCGCAGTCGATGCTCACGTTCTTCGTGATGCTCACGCTCGAGAACCTGCCCGACAACCTCGAGATGGGCCAGGAGCTGAGCGCGTGGACGGTGCCGTTCTTCATCAGCTACGTGCTGCTCGCCTCGTTCCTCGTGTTCAACCTCTTCATCGGGATCGTCCTGAACTCGATGGAGGAGGCGCGCGCCGCCGACCACCAGCGCCAGCGCGAGCGCGACCGGGCGGCCGCCGCCGCGACCGAGTCGACCGAGGACGACGCGATCGTCGCCGTCGAGGACCGCATCGACGAGCTGCGCGCGGCGCTCGACGCGCTCACGCAGGAGCTCGCCGACCGGCGGCGATGA
- a CDS encoding cupin domain-containing protein, translating to MSAFTKRNLLQATDRAPDFGMAEIGQAIFPFEELGATDTGLALHRINPGRRHAFGHRHLAAEEIFVVLSGSGRAKLGDELVELARLDALRVAPETWRGFEAGPDGMELLAFGPRHEGDGEVDPGFWPA from the coding sequence ATGAGCGCCTTCACGAAACGGAACCTGTTGCAGGCCACCGACCGCGCCCCCGACTTCGGGATGGCCGAGATCGGCCAGGCGATCTTCCCGTTCGAGGAGCTCGGCGCGACCGACACCGGCCTCGCGCTGCACCGGATCAACCCGGGACGGCGCCACGCGTTCGGCCACCGCCACCTCGCCGCGGAGGAGATCTTCGTCGTGCTCTCCGGCAGCGGTCGAGCGAAGCTCGGCGACGAGCTCGTCGAGCTCGCCCGGCTCGACGCGCTGCGCGTCGCCCCGGAGACGTGGCGGGGCTTCGAGGCCGGCCCGGACGGGATGGAGCTGCTCGCCTTCGGTCCGCGCCACGAAGGGGACGGGGAGGTCGACCCGGGGTTCTGGCCCGCCTGA
- a CDS encoding DoxX family protein, whose product MPDIPLIVLAVVFLGAGGSKLAGVPLIRANFERWGLPDAARLGIGAIEVVLAVLAVLALGDDGLARVVAVAALVVMAGALATHVRAKDEPKEYPPAVLVTVAAILVLATA is encoded by the coding sequence ATGCCCGACATCCCCCTGATCGTCCTCGCCGTCGTCTTCCTCGGCGCCGGCGGGTCCAAGCTCGCCGGCGTCCCGCTGATCCGGGCGAACTTCGAGCGCTGGGGGCTGCCCGACGCCGCCCGCCTGGGGATCGGCGCGATCGAGGTGGTCCTCGCCGTCCTGGCCGTGCTCGCGCTCGGGGACGACGGGCTGGCCCGGGTCGTCGCGGTCGCGGCGCTCGTGGTCATGGCCGGCGCGCTGGCCACGCACGTGCGGGCGAAGGACGAGCCCAAGGAGTACCCGCCCGCCGTGCTCGTGACGGTCGCGGCGATCCTCGTGCTCGCGACCGCCTGA
- a CDS encoding sugar transferase, with amino-acid sequence MPEPLRRIFDVVVAATVLLLTSPILAAAALAVRLDSPGGVIYRQRRVGQHGREFDVLKLRTMVDGAEFQGAGLAVDKGDARITKVGAVLRATSIDELPNLVNVLRGEMAIIGPRPTVPGQVAQYTDRQRGRLALRPGITGWAQVNGRASLPWSQRIELDLDYIERASIALDVRILLRTARMMLPGGRKDTYKGETGGWDGPATS; translated from the coding sequence ATGCCTGAGCCCCTGCGGCGGATCTTCGACGTCGTCGTCGCCGCGACCGTCCTGCTGCTGACCAGCCCGATCCTCGCGGCGGCCGCGCTCGCGGTCCGGCTCGACTCCCCGGGCGGGGTGATCTACCGCCAGCGCCGGGTCGGCCAGCACGGTCGCGAGTTCGACGTCCTGAAGCTCCGCACGATGGTCGACGGGGCCGAGTTCCAGGGCGCGGGGCTGGCGGTCGACAAGGGCGACGCCCGGATCACGAAGGTCGGCGCGGTGCTGCGCGCGACGTCGATCGACGAGCTGCCGAACCTCGTGAACGTCCTGCGCGGCGAGATGGCCATCATCGGCCCGCGCCCGACGGTGCCCGGGCAGGTCGCGCAGTACACCGACCGTCAGCGCGGACGGCTCGCGCTGCGCCCGGGGATCACCGGCTGGGCGCAGGTCAACGGTCGCGCCTCGCTGCCGTGGTCGCAGCGCATCGAGCTCGATCTCGACTACATCGAGCGCGCGTCGATCGCGCTGGACGTGCGGATCCTCCTGCGGACCGCCCGGATGATGCTCCCGGGCGGCCGCAAGGACACCTACAAGGGTGAGACCGGGGGCTGGGACGGTCCCGCCACCTCCTGA
- a CDS encoding glycosyltransferase family 2 protein: MRLLAAIGFWLSAGLLVFAQVGYPLSLWLRERLLGVVPPDVPPVPEADLPTVTLVVAAYREEDVIAGKVANALALDYPREKLQVIVSCDGSPDATPARAREAGADLVLENPRGGKIRSQDLAVERATGEIVAFSDANATWEPDALRTLVARFADPEVGYVCGDVTFVNAGGDNQEGVYWRYEMWLRAMESRLHSVTGGNGAIYATRRDAYVVVDPVMGHDLSFPFTFVQHGHRAVYEPAARAQELMVPSIEGEAARKRRMMSHAWAIVLRGGLLRLDRVPPRYAYALFGHRVLRYASPFLHLKALAANALWVGLGGGLLARLCLAAQAALLGSALAPVRSRPFLIARYYVGTTASIALGLLDHLRHGTEAGWQPPEGTRSTTDA; this comes from the coding sequence GTGCGCCTCCTCGCCGCCATCGGGTTCTGGCTGAGTGCCGGGCTGCTCGTCTTCGCGCAGGTCGGCTACCCGCTGTCGCTGTGGCTGCGCGAGCGGCTGCTCGGCGTCGTCCCGCCCGACGTGCCCCCGGTGCCGGAGGCGGACCTGCCGACGGTGACGCTCGTGGTCGCCGCCTACCGCGAGGAGGACGTGATCGCGGGAAAGGTCGCCAACGCGCTCGCGCTCGACTACCCGCGCGAGAAGCTGCAGGTGATCGTGAGCTGCGACGGCTCCCCCGACGCGACCCCGGCGCGCGCCCGCGAGGCCGGCGCCGACCTCGTGCTGGAGAACCCGCGCGGCGGCAAGATCCGCTCGCAGGACCTCGCGGTGGAGCGGGCGACCGGCGAGATCGTCGCGTTCTCCGACGCCAACGCGACCTGGGAGCCCGACGCGCTGCGCACGCTCGTCGCCCGGTTCGCGGACCCCGAGGTCGGCTACGTCTGCGGTGACGTCACGTTCGTCAACGCGGGCGGGGACAACCAGGAGGGCGTCTACTGGCGCTACGAGATGTGGCTGCGGGCGATGGAGTCGCGGCTGCACTCGGTGACCGGCGGCAACGGCGCGATCTACGCGACCCGCCGGGACGCGTACGTCGTCGTCGACCCGGTGATGGGCCACGACCTGAGCTTCCCGTTCACGTTCGTGCAGCACGGCCACCGCGCCGTCTACGAGCCGGCGGCGCGCGCGCAGGAGCTGATGGTGCCGTCGATCGAGGGCGAGGCGGCGCGCAAGCGGCGGATGATGAGCCACGCCTGGGCGATCGTCCTGCGCGGCGGTCTGCTGCGGCTCGACCGCGTCCCGCCCCGGTACGCCTACGCGCTCTTCGGGCACCGGGTGCTCCGGTACGCGTCGCCGTTCCTGCACCTGAAGGCCCTCGCCGCGAACGCCCTCTGGGTGGGGCTGGGCGGCGGGCTTCTTGCGCGGCTCTGCCTGGCCGCGCAGGCCGCGCTGCTCGGCTCGGCGCTGGCCCCGGTCCGCAGCCGCCCGTTCCTGATCGCCCGCTACTACGTCGGCACGACCGCGTCGATCGCGCTCGGCCTGCTCGACCACCTGCGCCACGGCACCGAGGCCGGCTGGCAGCCCCCCGAAGGAACCCGGAGCACCACCGATGCCTGA
- a CDS encoding dihydrofolate reductase family protein, translated as MPLVKSHITVSLDGYCAGPDQSRDAPLGVGGEQLHRWMFPADDGEPHPVDAAVREEILAGVGAFVMGRNMFGGRSANGRWDPDWQGWWGDEPPYHGPVFVLTHVPREPLEMAGGTTFFFVTDGIEDAVAGARQAAGDRDVSVAGGASTVQQALNAGLLDELSVNLSPVLLGAGERLLDGLDGVGFEQVQSRASDLATHVRYRVVRD; from the coding sequence ATGCCCCTGGTGAAGTCGCACATCACGGTCTCGCTCGACGGGTACTGCGCCGGCCCCGACCAGTCGCGCGACGCCCCGCTCGGCGTCGGCGGCGAGCAGCTGCATCGCTGGATGTTCCCGGCGGACGACGGCGAGCCGCACCCGGTCGACGCGGCGGTCCGCGAGGAGATCCTCGCCGGGGTCGGCGCGTTCGTCATGGGCCGCAACATGTTCGGCGGGCGCTCCGCGAACGGGCGGTGGGATCCCGACTGGCAGGGCTGGTGGGGCGACGAGCCGCCCTACCACGGGCCGGTCTTCGTCCTCACCCACGTGCCGCGCGAGCCGCTGGAGATGGCGGGCGGCACGACGTTCTTCTTCGTGACCGACGGCATCGAGGACGCCGTCGCCGGCGCCCGCCAGGCCGCCGGCGACCGGGACGTCTCGGTGGCCGGCGGTGCCTCGACCGTGCAGCAGGCGCTGAACGCCGGGCTGCTCGACGAGCTGTCCGTGAACCTCTCGCCGGTGCTGCTCGGCGCAGGCGAGCGGCTGCTCGACGGTCTCGACGGCGTCGGCTTCGAGCAGGTCCAGTCGCGGGCGTCCGACCTCGCGACCCACGTGCGCTATCGGGTCGTCCGCGACTAG
- a CDS encoding glycosyltransferase family 4 protein: protein MRVHQVDPSAFTPPYDHALCGALAARGLDVVLETSRFPYAEAPWDGGRAAAAGYELRERFYRHGGGLPGPLRLGAKVAQHVPGMRGVARRARRERADVLHVQWCAIQHVDPFLLPRDRPVVLTAHDILPREPRWGQLAAQKRVYHRVDHVIAHSRHGRDRLVLEADVPAEKITVIPHGAFGHLAGLAAADPEGAALPPELSGVGRDVPVVLFFGLFREYKGLDVLLDAWSLLRRAGQTDAELWIAGMPRMDTRALHATADAAGGVRWVERFITDPGAAALLDRADLVVLPYREIEQSGVLFSAMGMGKPMVLSAVGGFPEVAAEGAATLVPPGDPTALATTLTRLLADPADRARLAAGARAAREGRYAWSAVAAEHEALYRRLAR from the coding sequence GTGCGCGTCCATCAGGTCGACCCCTCGGCCTTCACCCCGCCCTACGACCACGCCCTCTGCGGGGCGCTCGCCGCGCGCGGGCTCGACGTGGTGCTCGAGACGAGCCGGTTCCCGTACGCGGAGGCGCCGTGGGACGGGGGCCGCGCGGCTGCGGCCGGCTACGAGCTGCGCGAGCGGTTCTACCGCCACGGCGGCGGCCTGCCCGGACCGCTGCGGCTGGGGGCGAAGGTCGCCCAGCACGTGCCGGGGATGCGCGGGGTCGCCCGGCGCGCCCGGCGCGAGCGCGCCGACGTCCTGCACGTGCAGTGGTGCGCGATCCAGCACGTCGACCCGTTCCTGCTGCCGCGCGACCGACCGGTCGTGCTGACCGCGCACGACATCCTGCCCCGGGAGCCGCGGTGGGGGCAGCTGGCGGCGCAGAAGCGCGTCTACCACCGGGTCGACCACGTGATCGCGCACTCGCGGCACGGCCGCGACCGGCTCGTCCTCGAGGCCGACGTGCCCGCCGAGAAGATCACCGTGATCCCGCACGGGGCGTTCGGGCACCTCGCGGGCCTGGCGGCCGCGGACCCGGAGGGCGCGGCGCTGCCGCCGGAGCTGTCCGGCGTGGGGCGCGACGTGCCGGTCGTCCTCTTCTTCGGGCTCTTCCGCGAGTACAAGGGCCTGGACGTGCTGCTGGACGCGTGGTCGCTGCTACGGCGCGCCGGGCAGACCGACGCGGAGCTGTGGATCGCCGGGATGCCCCGGATGGACACGCGCGCGCTGCACGCGACCGCCGACGCGGCGGGCGGGGTCCGCTGGGTGGAGCGGTTCATCACCGATCCGGGGGCCGCGGCGCTGCTGGACCGGGCCGACCTCGTCGTCCTCCCCTACCGGGAGATCGAGCAGTCGGGCGTGCTGTTCAGCGCGATGGGGATGGGCAAGCCGATGGTGCTGAGCGCGGTCGGCGGCTTCCCGGAGGTCGCGGCGGAGGGGGCGGCGACGCTCGTGCCGCCGGGCGACCCGACCGCGCTGGCCACGACGCTGACGCGGCTGCTCGCCGATCCGGCGGACCGGGCGCGCCTGGCCGCCGGGGCGCGCGCCGCGCGCGAGGGCCGCTACGCGTGGAGCGCGGTCGCCGCCGAGCACGAGGCGCTGTACCGCCGCCTCGCGCGATGA
- a CDS encoding ZIP family metal transporter, producing the protein MGSAALWGLISASSLLLGALVGLRVRLTDRVHGLLLGFGAGALISAVGVELALEGLAEGSVLVLSVGLAVGALLFVGGNLVLERRGPGRERRVADGAAVAGGALALGALLDGVPESAAIGLGLAQGDGVGVALVAAVFLSNFPESVGAAHDARRAGTPAAAVLRLWTGIVLACVVACVLGRELLGGGGEPVAFVQGLAAGGILAMLADTMIPEAYEHGGRAVGLVTVLGFTVALALSQA; encoded by the coding sequence ATGGGATCCGCGGCCCTGTGGGGCCTCATCTCGGCCTCCTCGCTGCTGCTCGGCGCGCTCGTCGGGCTGCGCGTGCGGCTGACCGACCGGGTGCACGGGCTGCTGCTCGGCTTCGGCGCCGGCGCCCTGATCAGCGCCGTCGGCGTCGAGCTCGCGCTCGAAGGGCTCGCCGAGGGCTCGGTCCTCGTGCTCTCGGTCGGCCTGGCGGTCGGCGCGCTGCTGTTCGTCGGCGGGAACCTCGTGCTCGAACGTCGCGGTCCCGGCCGGGAGCGGCGCGTCGCCGACGGGGCGGCGGTCGCCGGCGGGGCGCTCGCGCTCGGCGCGCTGCTCGACGGCGTGCCCGAGTCGGCGGCGATCGGGCTCGGGCTCGCGCAGGGCGACGGGGTCGGCGTGGCGCTGGTGGCCGCGGTCTTCCTCTCGAACTTCCCCGAGTCCGTCGGGGCCGCCCACGACGCGCGGCGCGCCGGCACCCCGGCCGCCGCGGTGCTACGGCTCTGGACCGGGATCGTGCTCGCCTGCGTCGTCGCGTGCGTGCTCGGCCGCGAGCTGCTCGGCGGTGGCGGCGAGCCGGTCGCGTTCGTGCAGGGGCTCGCGGCCGGCGGCATCCTCGCGATGCTCGCCGACACGATGATCCCCGAGGCCTACGAGCACGGCGGCCGCGCGGTCGGGCTCGTCACCGTGCTCGGCTTCACCGTCGCGCTCGCCCTCTCGCAGGCATGA
- a CDS encoding glycosyltransferase gives MPVDLVFCVVNTNGRELLLRGLDAIAREQAAGGFTSRVLVLDNASVDGSADAARAHPAVDEVLALDRRTGKAQNDSTLLRRAHEDGARHGLLLNEDSELRPGAVRALLAALDADPRAGAAGAALLRPDGATQAAAWRFPGLGTAVASALLLHRRLVVQGDGTTPTTRRVDWAQSACLLVRTEAAAQVGYLDPDFFVYSDEVDFARRLADAGWHSLFVPGAVCVHHEQLSTGSVPERRIVEMARGRDRYLRKHHGTATALVVRALTALPYALRTVAALVLPGHDARRYARHVTATLRPGRGEGLREAAEAFNATVADGRDAR, from the coding sequence GTGCCGGTGGACCTCGTCTTCTGCGTCGTGAACACCAACGGCCGCGAGCTGCTGCTGCGCGGGCTCGACGCGATCGCCCGCGAGCAGGCGGCGGGCGGCTTCACCAGCCGGGTGCTCGTGCTCGACAACGCCTCGGTCGACGGCTCGGCGGACGCGGCGCGCGCCCACCCCGCGGTCGACGAGGTCCTCGCCCTGGACCGCCGCACGGGCAAGGCGCAGAACGACTCGACGCTGCTGCGCCGCGCGCACGAGGACGGGGCCCGTCACGGGCTGCTGCTCAACGAGGACAGCGAGCTGCGGCCCGGGGCGGTCCGCGCGCTGCTCGCCGCGCTGGACGCGGACCCGCGCGCCGGGGCGGCGGGCGCCGCGCTGCTGCGGCCCGACGGCGCGACGCAGGCGGCGGCGTGGCGCTTCCCGGGACTCGGGACCGCGGTGGCGTCCGCGCTGCTGCTGCACCGGCGGCTCGTCGTGCAGGGCGACGGCACCACGCCCACGACCCGCCGGGTGGACTGGGCGCAGTCCGCGTGCCTGCTCGTCCGCACCGAAGCGGCCGCCCAGGTCGGCTACCTCGACCCGGACTTCTTCGTCTACAGCGACGAGGTCGACTTCGCCCGGCGCCTGGCCGACGCCGGCTGGCACTCTCTGTTCGTCCCCGGCGCGGTCTGCGTACACCACGAGCAGCTCTCCACCGGCAGCGTGCCCGAGCGCCGGATCGTCGAGATGGCCCGCGGCCGCGACCGCTACCTGCGCAAGCACCACGGGACGGCGACCGCGCTGGTCGTCCGCGCGCTCACCGCGCTGCCGTACGCGCTGCGGACGGTCGCGGCGCTCGTGCTGCCCGGCCACGACGCGCGCCGCTACGCGCGGCACGTCACCGCGACGCTGCGCCCCGGACGCGGCGAGGGCCTGCGCGAGGCGGCGGAGGCGTTCAACGCCACGGTCGCGGACGGCCGCGACGCGCGCTGA